A portion of the Effusibacillus lacus genome contains these proteins:
- a CDS encoding PaaI family thioesterase, which translates to MSTESKNRFNHYLGIEIQHLDDQGCKAALKIRPDFYNSIDGVVHGGVTSTLADVAMGYAAAPHVDGVQQCVTVESKISYLAPARGDLLLAESKVIKRGSKIIVMEARITTGDGELVAVALGTYARVKPK; encoded by the coding sequence CAATCATTACCTGGGAATTGAGATCCAACATCTGGACGACCAAGGATGCAAAGCGGCTTTGAAGATTCGCCCGGATTTTTACAATAGCATCGACGGGGTGGTTCACGGCGGCGTCACCAGCACTTTGGCCGATGTGGCTATGGGGTATGCGGCTGCTCCCCATGTCGACGGTGTGCAGCAATGCGTAACGGTGGAAAGCAAGATCAGCTATCTTGCACCGGCGCGAGGAGACTTGTTGCTGGCAGAGTCCAAGGTGATCAAAAGGGGTTCAAAAATAATCGTCATGGAAGCCCGCATAACAACGGGAGACGGTGAACTGGTGGCGGTGGCGCTGGGCACTTACGCACGTGTAAAGCCTAAGTGA